In one Gemmatimonadota bacterium genomic region, the following are encoded:
- a CDS encoding cation-translocating P-type ATPase, producing MALSSTGNHESGGTLTQGVTVAWHSLDADEALQRIGASRHGLSEAEAERRLVTCGRNVIQVVRPERAWRILLRQFASVIVLLLVVAALFALFSGDVADAIAIAAVLVLNIAIGFATEIKARRAMEALRRMDAHQATVIRDAVVRRIDAARVVPGDVIVMEAGSAVPADARILTAMELTTVEAPLTGEALPVSKRAAPPAAIDAPLGDRTSMLYMGTTVVTGSVTAVVVATGSGTEVGRIGMLVSGISDEPTPLEKRLDVLGRQVVFAAIAVGVGVAVLDFAHGSPLASVFLIAVAIAVAAVPEGLPAVVTITMAVGVRRMAKRKAVVRRMSMVESLGSVTVVCTDKTGTLTLGDMTAVAFWTPDGVAWPDAGTEIAVSGAGYRPEGEFLVNGVPTPASDLPALHRSLVAGSMANRANLAHTRSDEWRAQGDPTEAALLVAARKGSIDRAELLHTMPEIAELPFSSQRMVMATFHRSSTGAIQTFVKGAPDRVLARCTTAATPTGDRNLSPVARSTVLRSNEALAARGLRVLALADGQPQGTDEASLQNLCFLGLVGMFDPPAPGVAETIHSLRTAGIRTIMLTGDQRLTASVIAHALGVAAEGSEALDGAEIDALSDTALAARLESVSAFSRVSPEAKLRIVAALQMDGNVVAMLGDGVNDAPALARADIGVAMGGRGTDVAKEAAGVVLADDRFSTVAVAVEEGRVIYSNIRRFVFYLLSCNLAEVLVLFAAAIAGLASPLQPLQILWLNLLTDTFPALALAMEPSSPGVMTRPPQNPHAPLLSRRLVLTSGGYALLIAAATFSALLWGLSETGGDRIQVVRHAGTLAFMTLALAQITQLVNARNLPGDVGTRRINWYVAAAAGVAVALQLATVYVPPLARVLAVTPIDLTDIAVITALALAPLYGGYIFRFAAAKWPRSDSYAEQPSRNMHDLLRR from the coding sequence GTGGCGCTCTCCTCTACTGGCAATCATGAATCTGGCGGAACGCTGACGCAGGGCGTCACCGTCGCGTGGCACTCGCTCGACGCTGATGAAGCGCTGCAGCGAATCGGAGCGTCACGGCACGGACTATCGGAGGCCGAAGCGGAGCGCCGGCTCGTAACGTGCGGCCGCAACGTCATCCAGGTGGTACGCCCGGAGCGTGCCTGGCGAATCCTCCTGCGACAATTCGCCAGTGTCATTGTTCTCCTGCTCGTAGTGGCAGCGCTTTTTGCGCTGTTCTCCGGTGACGTCGCTGACGCAATCGCAATCGCAGCCGTGCTGGTGCTGAATATTGCCATCGGCTTCGCCACCGAGATCAAAGCGCGCCGTGCGATGGAAGCGCTCCGCCGCATGGATGCGCACCAGGCGACCGTCATCCGGGACGCAGTTGTCAGACGGATAGACGCGGCCAGGGTTGTCCCTGGCGACGTAATCGTCATGGAAGCGGGAAGTGCCGTACCTGCAGATGCACGGATACTGACCGCAATGGAACTGACGACGGTAGAAGCACCGCTGACGGGTGAAGCACTCCCCGTATCGAAGCGCGCTGCACCGCCGGCAGCGATCGACGCACCGCTCGGCGACCGAACTTCAATGCTGTACATGGGCACAACCGTTGTCACAGGAAGCGTCACCGCCGTCGTGGTTGCGACGGGAAGCGGAACCGAAGTCGGACGGATTGGCATGCTTGTGTCCGGCATCTCCGACGAGCCGACGCCGCTGGAGAAGCGGCTCGACGTGCTTGGACGACAAGTCGTGTTCGCGGCAATCGCGGTCGGAGTCGGGGTAGCCGTTCTCGACTTTGCGCACGGCAGTCCGCTCGCGTCGGTATTTCTCATAGCCGTTGCAATCGCGGTCGCGGCAGTACCGGAAGGACTGCCGGCAGTAGTAACGATTACAATGGCTGTCGGCGTACGACGCATGGCGAAACGGAAGGCAGTCGTGCGGCGAATGTCGATGGTCGAAAGTCTGGGGTCGGTGACCGTAGTGTGCACCGACAAGACGGGAACGCTGACGCTCGGTGACATGACCGCCGTTGCATTCTGGACGCCCGATGGTGTTGCATGGCCGGACGCTGGAACCGAGATCGCCGTCAGCGGCGCTGGTTACAGGCCGGAGGGTGAGTTCCTTGTAAACGGAGTACCGACGCCTGCGAGCGACCTTCCGGCACTCCACCGATCGCTGGTTGCAGGCTCCATGGCAAACCGCGCGAATCTCGCTCACACGCGCAGCGACGAGTGGCGTGCGCAGGGCGATCCGACGGAGGCGGCTCTTCTCGTGGCGGCACGCAAGGGTTCAATCGATCGTGCCGAACTGCTGCATACGATGCCCGAAATCGCGGAGCTGCCGTTCTCGAGCCAACGAATGGTGATGGCGACGTTTCATCGCTCGTCCACCGGCGCGATCCAGACATTCGTGAAAGGAGCCCCCGACCGCGTGCTCGCTCGCTGCACCACCGCCGCGACACCGACCGGCGATCGAAATCTGAGCCCAGTCGCGCGGAGTACGGTGCTGCGCAGCAACGAAGCGCTGGCGGCCCGCGGGCTACGTGTGCTAGCGCTCGCAGACGGCCAACCGCAGGGTACGGACGAAGCGAGTCTGCAGAACCTGTGCTTCCTGGGCCTGGTCGGGATGTTTGACCCGCCCGCGCCGGGAGTAGCCGAGACGATTCATTCGTTGCGCACGGCGGGCATACGCACGATCATGCTTACCGGCGACCAACGACTCACCGCAAGCGTCATTGCGCATGCGCTCGGTGTTGCTGCAGAGGGCAGCGAGGCACTCGACGGAGCCGAGATCGACGCGCTATCGGACACCGCCCTCGCCGCGCGACTGGAATCGGTGAGCGCATTCAGCCGAGTGAGTCCGGAAGCGAAGCTGCGAATCGTCGCGGCCTTGCAGATGGACGGAAACGTCGTTGCGATGCTCGGCGACGGCGTCAACGATGCGCCGGCTCTTGCGCGCGCGGACATCGGTGTCGCGATGGGTGGTCGCGGCACGGACGTAGCCAAGGAAGCGGCCGGCGTCGTTCTGGCAGATGACCGGTTCTCCACGGTTGCTGTCGCCGTCGAAGAAGGGCGCGTGATCTACAGCAACATCAGGCGCTTCGTGTTCTATCTGCTGAGCTGCAATCTCGCAGAGGTTCTCGTGCTGTTTGCGGCTGCGATCGCCGGTCTCGCGTCTCCCCTCCAGCCACTCCAGATACTCTGGCTCAATCTGCTGACTGACACATTTCCGGCGCTTGCGCTTGCCATGGAGCCATCCAGTCCAGGCGTAATGACGCGACCTCCGCAGAATCCGCACGCACCGTTGCTGTCGCGGCGACTCGTCCTGACCTCAGGCGGATATGCGCTTCTAATTGCAGCCGCCACGTTCTCCGCTTTACTATGGGGTCTATCGGAAACTGGCGGCGATCGCATCCAGGTGGTTCGGCATGCCGGAACGCTCGCCTTTATGACCCTCGCGCTTGCTCAGATCACGCAGCTCGTCAACGCTCGAAATCTGCCAGGCGACGTGGGCACGCGGCGGATCAACTGGTACGTCGCAGCCGCGGCGGGAGTCGCAGTGGCGCTGCAGCTGGCAACCGTTTACGTGCCTCCGCTCGCGAGAGTGCTGGCCGTCACTCCGATCGACCTGACGGACATCGCCGTCATAACTGCGCTTGCGCTGGCGCCACTCTACGGCGGCTATATCTTTCGATTCGCCGCCGCGAAGTGGCCGCGCTCAGACAGCTATGCTGAGCAACCGTCCAGGAACATGCACGACCTTCTTCGGCGATGA
- a CDS encoding universal stress protein, whose translation MQQENETETAVGRMTAGVTGLNFRGRVVLLASDGSPAAQAGARITAALERERGATPEILHVFDLRSFPTVPFLEEALGAGDQMLGEAAHGEQRLEVIAQLAGVAPEASRWPVHIAAGTPAVQIVTHAEKLNAALIVVGLRQHGRLDRIIGDETTLQVQRHSTCAVFAARGDSTGLPRRIVAGIDFTRASVAAARAAVDIAMPDAKMTLVHAQEPDDGSITDDGHAVVNSLGVARALEEVRNFLVSQLPTDSPVTIDTLAGSGRPSELLLSTAERVNADLIAIASRRHGPVARLMLGSAAAELARACVTSLLLVPPVS comes from the coding sequence ATGCAACAAGAGAACGAGACAGAGACAGCAGTTGGGAGGATGACCGCAGGGGTGACCGGATTGAATTTTCGCGGTCGCGTGGTACTGCTCGCGAGCGATGGCTCTCCGGCTGCACAGGCCGGCGCGCGCATCACTGCCGCGCTCGAACGCGAGCGCGGTGCGACACCGGAAATCCTGCACGTGTTCGATCTCAGATCCTTTCCTACCGTGCCATTCCTGGAAGAAGCGCTCGGCGCGGGCGATCAGATGCTTGGCGAAGCAGCCCACGGCGAGCAGCGACTGGAGGTCATCGCACAACTGGCCGGCGTGGCGCCGGAGGCATCGCGTTGGCCAGTTCACATCGCCGCTGGAACTCCGGCTGTCCAGATCGTGACGCACGCCGAAAAGCTGAACGCCGCGCTCATCGTCGTTGGGCTGCGACAGCACGGTCGACTCGACCGCATCATCGGCGATGAGACGACGCTGCAGGTACAACGACATTCCACGTGCGCCGTATTTGCCGCGCGCGGAGACAGCACCGGATTGCCGCGGCGAATTGTCGCAGGGATCGATTTCACGCGAGCGAGCGTTGCCGCCGCTCGGGCGGCGGTGGATATCGCAATGCCGGACGCCAAGATGACACTCGTCCACGCGCAGGAACCGGACGACGGTTCCATCACCGATGACGGACACGCGGTGGTGAACAGCCTCGGAGTGGCTCGTGCGTTGGAAGAAGTTCGCAACTTTCTCGTGAGCCAACTACCAACCGACAGCCCTGTCACGATCGACACGCTCGCCGGATCGGGCCGGCCATCCGAGCTTCTTCTGAGCACGGCGGAGCGAGTCAACGCAGATCTCATCGCGATAGCAAGCAGGCGGCACGGACCCGTAGCCCGTCTCATGCTCGGGTCGGCTGCGGCCGAGCTGGCACGCGCATGCGTCACGTCACTTCTGCTGGTACCGCCAGTTTCATGA
- a CDS encoding sigma-70 family RNA polymerase sigma factor, whose translation MNEPSRNSSDERLLTAAAQRGDQAAFGMLVQLHAKRAYAVARAIVTVHEDAEDAVQEAFVRAYQALDRFNLEQSFGPWLNRIVANAALDLARRRKVRTTDELHESLAGSFRDPGEADELRRRLGEALAQLPERMRSVLVLHDIEGFAHSEIGKTLGIPEGTARSDLHHARQRLRGMLRDLRND comes from the coding sequence GTGAACGAGCCGTCGCGTAATTCTTCTGACGAGCGGTTACTGACCGCCGCTGCCCAGCGGGGCGACCAGGCGGCGTTCGGAATGCTCGTACAGTTGCATGCAAAGCGTGCGTATGCGGTCGCACGGGCGATTGTGACTGTGCACGAAGATGCGGAGGATGCTGTTCAGGAAGCTTTCGTCCGCGCGTATCAGGCGCTGGACAGATTCAATCTGGAGCAGTCGTTTGGACCGTGGCTCAACCGGATCGTGGCCAACGCGGCACTGGATCTTGCAAGGCGACGGAAGGTACGTACAACTGATGAGCTGCACGAATCGCTCGCGGGAAGCTTTCGTGATCCTGGTGAAGCGGACGAGCTTCGGCGCCGGTTGGGTGAAGCACTGGCGCAATTGCCTGAACGCATGAGATCGGTGCTGGTCTTGCACGACATAGAAGGGTTCGCACACTCCGAGATAGGAAAGACGCTCGGGATACCGGAAGGAACGGCGCGATCGGACCTGCACCACGCTCGACAGCGGCTGCGGGGAATGTTGCGCGACTTGAGGAACGACTGA
- a CDS encoding SgcJ/EcaC family oxidoreductase, which produces MKITHAALALLVTGATGCVLVAGNSGSFSAYPTDSQRIEARSEIVSMMDASARAWTRGDLDGFMDSYESGSGITYVTPTGVVHGRDAIRARYAPRFARGARQDSLSFENLEVDLLAPDLANVIAYYRLSRGDSTVARGPTSLVMRRRDGQWRIIHDHSS; this is translated from the coding sequence ATGAAGATCACACACGCAGCGCTCGCGTTACTCGTCACAGGTGCGACAGGATGCGTCCTTGTCGCCGGTAACAGCGGCAGTTTTTCGGCGTATCCGACGGACTCGCAGCGGATCGAGGCGCGGTCCGAGATTGTCAGCATGATGGACGCATCCGCGCGCGCCTGGACGAGGGGTGATCTGGATGGTTTCATGGACTCGTACGAGTCGGGCAGCGGAATTACTTACGTTACCCCAACCGGCGTGGTCCACGGTCGCGATGCAATTCGCGCGCGATACGCACCGCGCTTCGCTCGTGGAGCGCGACAGGATTCACTTTCGTTCGAGAACCTCGAGGTGGATCTGCTCGCGCCGGATCTCGCGAACGTCATCGCCTATTACAGGCTGAGTCGCGGCGACTCTACCGTTGCCCGCGGGCCGACGAGCCTCGTGATGCGCAGGCGCGACGGACAGTGGCGCATCATCCACGACCATTCTTCGTGA
- a CDS encoding VIT1/CCC1 transporter family protein, translated as MTQSAQRQVPPSIGAKPDLHTFEHHWQDEADAAYLYDILADLEKDTHKSDVFRRLSAVESRHLEIWARLIRENGGTPKQFRPTARTRLLAVLGKLLGPGFLLPMLLAEEGREVKGYMDMHRATPRGAPGGSEALLLARESAEHATELSAITGTSEEPWHRKGSGGFLRNTVYGFNDGLTANFGLVAGVLGAAAASPQHMVIVAGVAGLIADALSMGSSGYLAAKSEQEVYQHEIEMERDEIALMPEVERDELALMYEAKGMERGVAEQLAQEIMHDPERMLREQVREELEIGEPNMSPLREAWLTGGATAIGALIPVLPFFFLTGRSAVITSFVIAMASHFFVGGLRSVFTGRGLFRSGFDMFVVGLGVAAVGYYAGEWVAHLL; from the coding sequence ATGACACAAAGTGCGCAGCGGCAGGTTCCACCGTCGATCGGCGCAAAGCCGGACCTCCATACCTTCGAGCACCACTGGCAGGACGAGGCCGACGCGGCCTACCTGTACGACATCCTGGCCGACCTCGAAAAGGATACTCACAAAAGTGATGTCTTCCGCCGACTCTCGGCGGTCGAAAGCCGACATCTCGAGATCTGGGCGAGGCTGATCCGCGAGAACGGCGGAACTCCAAAACAATTCAGGCCCACCGCGCGCACTCGACTGCTCGCGGTGCTGGGCAAGCTGCTTGGACCCGGGTTTCTGCTCCCCATGCTGCTCGCGGAAGAAGGACGCGAGGTGAAGGGCTACATGGACATGCACCGCGCAACGCCGCGCGGTGCACCGGGCGGCTCGGAAGCCCTGCTGCTCGCGCGCGAATCCGCCGAGCACGCCACCGAGCTTTCCGCGATTACAGGGACCAGCGAGGAGCCGTGGCATCGGAAGGGATCGGGCGGATTCCTGCGTAACACGGTTTACGGCTTCAACGACGGTCTCACGGCGAACTTCGGTCTCGTCGCCGGCGTGCTGGGGGCGGCGGCTGCGTCACCGCAGCACATGGTGATCGTCGCTGGCGTCGCCGGACTGATCGCAGACGCGTTGTCGATGGGATCGAGCGGTTATCTCGCGGCCAAGAGCGAGCAGGAAGTCTATCAGCATGAGATCGAGATGGAGCGCGACGAGATTGCGCTGATGCCCGAAGTGGAGCGCGACGAGCTCGCGCTCATGTATGAGGCCAAGGGGATGGAACGCGGTGTCGCCGAACAGCTCGCGCAGGAGATCATGCACGATCCCGAGCGGATGCTCCGCGAGCAGGTTCGGGAAGAGCTCGAGATCGGCGAGCCAAACATGTCGCCGCTGCGCGAGGCGTGGCTGACCGGAGGCGCAACTGCAATTGGTGCGTTGATACCGGTACTGCCGTTCTTCTTTCTGACCGGGCGATCGGCAGTAATAACATCGTTCGTAATCGCGATGGCGAGCCATTTCTTCGTTGGCGGATTGAGATCGGTTTTCACGGGCCGCGGGTTGTTCCGGTCCGGGTTCGACATGTTCGTCGTCGGGCTCGGCGTCGCGGCTGTCGGCTACTACGCGGGAGAATGGGTGGCACATCTGCTATGA
- the leuS gene encoding leucine--tRNA ligase: MESVDRQSETVPPYDPGAIEAKWRARWAERGTNVANIRGAERPYYALMMFPYPSAEGLHVGNMFAFTGNDIFARYQRMQGLDVFEPLGYDAFGIHSENYALKVGVHPAEMIPRNIANFRRQLENGGLMVDWTRSLSTTDPEYYRWTQWVFLQLYKQGLVYRKAAAVNWCPTDKTVLANEQVIAGECERCGSKVEQRFLEQWFFAISRYADRLLANLDNLDWSETTKTAQRNWIGKSEGAEIWFDGIKVFTTRPDTIFGATYVVLAPEHPLVDAHTTDAQRAAVDEYRERASRRDLVSRKTTRDKTGVATGSTVTNPATGEQIPVWVSDYVLMEYGTGAIMAVPAHDERDLEFAHGFELPVKKVVHEDETLIESGEFNGMTVHAAKHAIVKSLEAKGKATPVTNYRLHDWCISRQRYWGPPIPIIYCDECGVVPVPEKDLPVLLPMIDDFKPDDSGISPLARHDEWYRVPCPTCGKMARRETDVSDTFLDSAWYFLRYPSVGDDSQPFDPAITRKWLPVDSYIGGNEHAVLHLLYSRFVTMVLHDAGLLDFEEPFTKFRAHGLIIREGAKMSKSKGNVVNPDEYIDTWGADAFRTYLMFLGPFEEGGDFRDKGISGVRRFLDRLWVSVRDCDTDGTLDPEVERKLHATVKKVGEDIPRLSYNTAVAAMMEYMNVLRKSDRVPRRAEVEPLVQLVAPFAPHLAEELWEQLGHDTSVFDSRWPEFDPSLLVDDEIDLVVQVNGKVRGKIRVPRDITQDAAFALAMKDESIAKFVASSPKKVVHVPGRLLSIAV, encoded by the coding sequence ATGGAATCAGTCGACCGCCAATCCGAAACCGTTCCGCCGTACGATCCGGGCGCGATAGAGGCCAAGTGGCGCGCGCGTTGGGCCGAGCGCGGCACCAATGTCGCCAACATACGTGGTGCCGAGCGTCCGTACTACGCGTTGATGATGTTTCCGTATCCGTCTGCGGAAGGCTTGCACGTCGGAAACATGTTTGCGTTCACGGGCAATGACATTTTTGCGCGATATCAGCGCATGCAGGGTCTCGACGTATTCGAGCCGCTGGGCTACGACGCGTTCGGAATCCATTCCGAGAATTACGCGCTCAAGGTCGGCGTGCATCCGGCGGAGATGATCCCGCGCAACATCGCCAACTTCCGGCGCCAGCTGGAGAACGGCGGTTTGATGGTGGACTGGACACGGTCGCTGTCGACCACCGATCCGGAGTATTACCGCTGGACGCAGTGGGTATTCCTTCAGCTGTACAAGCAGGGGCTCGTGTACAGGAAGGCGGCCGCGGTCAACTGGTGCCCGACCGACAAGACAGTGCTGGCCAACGAGCAGGTGATCGCCGGCGAGTGCGAGCGTTGCGGCAGCAAGGTCGAGCAGCGGTTTCTGGAGCAGTGGTTCTTCGCGATCTCGCGCTACGCAGATCGCCTGCTAGCGAATCTCGACAATCTCGACTGGTCCGAGACAACCAAGACCGCGCAGCGCAACTGGATCGGCAAGTCCGAAGGCGCCGAGATCTGGTTCGATGGAATCAAGGTGTTCACGACGCGCCCGGATACGATATTTGGCGCGACGTACGTCGTGCTCGCCCCGGAGCATCCACTGGTCGACGCGCACACCACCGATGCGCAGCGCGCGGCTGTGGACGAGTATCGCGAGCGTGCATCGCGTCGCGATCTCGTGTCGCGCAAGACGACCAGGGACAAGACCGGCGTGGCCACTGGAAGCACGGTAACGAATCCTGCTACGGGCGAGCAGATCCCCGTGTGGGTGTCGGACTACGTGCTGATGGAGTACGGCACTGGTGCGATAATGGCCGTGCCGGCGCACGATGAGCGCGATCTGGAATTCGCTCACGGCTTCGAGCTGCCTGTGAAGAAAGTCGTGCACGAAGACGAGACGCTCATCGAGTCCGGCGAGTTCAATGGAATGACTGTGCACGCCGCCAAGCACGCGATCGTCAAGTCGCTGGAGGCAAAGGGCAAGGCCACTCCAGTCACGAACTATCGTCTGCACGACTGGTGCATCTCTCGGCAGCGTTACTGGGGCCCGCCGATTCCGATCATCTACTGCGATGAGTGCGGAGTCGTTCCGGTTCCGGAGAAGGATCTTCCGGTGTTGCTGCCGATGATCGATGACTTCAAGCCGGACGATTCAGGCATCTCGCCGCTCGCCCGTCACGACGAGTGGTACCGCGTGCCGTGTCCGACGTGCGGAAAGATGGCGCGCCGCGAGACCGATGTGTCCGACACGTTCCTCGACAGCGCGTGGTACTTCCTGCGCTATCCGAGCGTAGGCGACGACAGTCAGCCATTTGATCCCGCTATCACGCGTAAGTGGCTGCCGGTTGATTCATACATCGGCGGCAACGAGCACGCGGTGCTGCATCTGCTGTATTCACGGTTCGTGACGATGGTGCTGCACGACGCCGGCCTGCTCGACTTCGAGGAGCCGTTCACCAAGTTCCGCGCTCACGGTCTCATCATTCGCGAAGGCGCGAAGATGTCCAAGAGCAAGGGCAACGTGGTGAATCCCGATGAGTACATCGACACGTGGGGCGCGGACGCCTTCCGCACTTATCTCATGTTCCTCGGGCCCTTCGAAGAGGGTGGCGACTTCAGGGACAAGGGGATCTCCGGAGTGCGCCGCTTCCTCGATCGTCTCTGGGTTTCGGTGCGCGATTGTGACACTGACGGAACTCTGGATCCGGAAGTCGAGCGCAAGTTGCACGCGACAGTCAAAAAGGTGGGCGAGGACATACCGCGTCTCAGCTACAATACGGCCGTAGCGGCGATGATGGAGTACATGAACGTGCTCCGCAAGTCCGACCGTGTTCCGCGTCGGGCCGAGGTTGAGCCGCTCGTGCAACTGGTTGCGCCGTTCGCGCCGCATCTCGCTGAAGAATTGTGGGAGCAGCTCGGTCACGACACCAGCGTGTTCGACTCACGCTGGCCGGAGTTCGATCCGTCCTTGCTCGTCGACGACGAGATAGACCTGGTGGTTCAGGTGAACGGGAAGGTGCGTGGCAAGATCCGTGTGCCGCGTGACATCACACAGGATGCGGCGTTCGCACTCGCGATGAAGGACGAGTCTATCGCGAAGTTCGTTGCGTCATCGCCGAAGAAGGTCGTGCATGTTCCTGGACGGTTGCTCAGCATAGCTGTCTGA
- a CDS encoding HlyD family secretion protein, translated as MASEPGSKRKIIIPIVIVVAVVAAIWGFRTWSYSRSHESTDDAQVDGHIVPVLAKVGGYVTSVAADENQHVNENQILVTLDDAEYRVRVESAQADLAAAEGVAGTRTTEGQAEGQVATASGQRSQLDAQVIAAQAANTNAQANLARMKDLAAKQIVSKQQLDAAQAAAAAAEAQLLAAQRQVTTAGSQISTAQAGVRIAEARSSAAQAALDNAKLQLSYTRITAPASGLVARKQVEVGQLVTAGQPVMSIVADTGMWVTANFKETQLNDIKVGQPVEFDVDAYGGCTARGKVESLSGATGAKFALLPPDNATGNFTKVVQRVPIRIAVTNGCPDHPLRPGLSVNVHVATQ; from the coding sequence CGTCGCGGCGATATGGGGCTTCAGGACGTGGAGTTATTCACGCAGTCATGAGAGCACTGACGACGCGCAGGTGGACGGCCACATCGTTCCTGTGCTCGCCAAGGTTGGCGGCTACGTGACCAGCGTCGCGGCGGACGAGAATCAGCACGTGAACGAGAATCAGATTCTCGTGACACTGGATGACGCGGAGTATCGCGTTCGTGTCGAGTCGGCGCAGGCCGATCTCGCCGCGGCGGAGGGCGTCGCTGGAACCAGGACGACCGAGGGTCAGGCTGAAGGCCAGGTGGCCACCGCGTCGGGGCAGCGGTCGCAGCTCGATGCCCAGGTCATCGCGGCGCAGGCGGCCAACACGAACGCGCAGGCGAATCTGGCGAGAATGAAGGACCTGGCAGCGAAGCAGATCGTGTCGAAGCAGCAGCTCGATGCTGCGCAGGCAGCAGCAGCAGCGGCCGAAGCGCAGTTGCTCGCGGCGCAGCGCCAGGTCACGACAGCGGGTTCGCAGATATCCACCGCGCAGGCCGGCGTGCGAATCGCCGAAGCACGGTCGAGCGCCGCACAGGCAGCGCTGGACAACGCGAAGCTGCAGTTGAGCTATACTCGCATCACGGCGCCCGCGAGCGGTCTCGTTGCACGCAAGCAGGTCGAGGTTGGCCAGCTCGTGACAGCCGGCCAGCCTGTGATGAGCATCGTGGCGGACACGGGCATGTGGGTGACGGCGAATTTCAAGGAGACGCAGCTCAACGACATCAAGGTCGGCCAGCCGGTCGAATTCGACGTCGATGCCTACGGCGGTTGCACTGCACGCGGGAAGGTCGAGAGCCTGAGCGGCGCGACTGGCGCAAAGTTCGCGCTTCTGCCACCTGACAACGCAACCGGGAACTTCACCAAGGTCGTTCAGCGCGTACCGATTCGCATCGCGGTAACGAATGGATGCCCCGATCATCCTTTACGGCCTGGCCTCTCGGTAAACGTCCACGTAGCGACCCAGTAG
- a CDS encoding AI-2E family transporter — protein sequence MKQSDETGHAALDDVAPRDTTAPATTLAPPHGSPGAVSARYRRRAGAFIAILAIGIIIAIRHYIPGLLGAAILHVLCLRAYRRLASRMRPKRAALVVALGMATLFLIPIVWLCAVALAQFPDTVARVVQSTTFRRLAELQIGPFDVGAQFSRMLESLATSAPKQVFSLAGSVTRGILNLLIATVGLYYLLYRADDLWARVRPLIPFSAAGADALRLRFGLVTEATLLGMLATGMAQGTTVGLAFWIVGLPNPIVWGMATAIASIFPILGSALVWGPGVLVLVANGRYGAAAVLALIGGVVASNIDNIIRPLIYRRVSGIHPLATLVGAFAGVELMGITGLLMGPLAISYLFELLRLYESEFGELATQQ from the coding sequence TTGAAGCAATCGGACGAGACCGGACACGCTGCGCTGGACGATGTCGCGCCGCGCGATACGACCGCTCCCGCGACGACGCTCGCTCCGCCGCACGGGTCGCCGGGTGCGGTGTCCGCGCGTTACCGCAGGCGCGCGGGAGCGTTCATCGCGATCCTCGCGATCGGAATCATCATAGCGATTCGCCACTACATTCCAGGACTCCTGGGTGCGGCGATTCTCCACGTGCTGTGCCTGCGTGCATATCGCCGCCTGGCCAGCCGCATGCGCCCGAAAAGGGCTGCGCTGGTAGTCGCATTGGGAATGGCAACCCTGTTTCTCATTCCTATAGTGTGGCTCTGCGCAGTGGCGCTTGCGCAGTTTCCTGACACGGTGGCTCGTGTAGTCCAGAGCACGACTTTCCGTCGTCTCGCCGAGCTTCAGATCGGTCCCTTCGACGTTGGCGCGCAGTTCTCGCGAATGCTGGAGTCGCTTGCGACATCCGCACCGAAGCAGGTCTTTTCGCTGGCGGGGAGTGTCACACGCGGCATTCTGAACCTTCTGATCGCGACCGTCGGTCTCTATTACCTGTTGTATCGAGCCGATGATCTATGGGCGCGCGTTCGACCGCTCATTCCATTTTCCGCAGCAGGTGCGGATGCACTGCGGTTGCGTTTTGGCCTCGTAACGGAGGCGACCCTGCTCGGCATGCTCGCAACGGGAATGGCACAGGGCACGACCGTTGGCCTCGCGTTCTGGATCGTGGGTCTTCCCAACCCGATCGTGTGGGGAATGGCAACAGCGATTGCGTCCATCTTCCCGATTCTCGGCAGCGCGCTCGTCTGGGGGCCGGGAGTACTCGTCCTTGTTGCAAACGGGCGCTACGGCGCGGCTGCGGTGCTCGCGCTCATCGGCGGCGTCGTGGCATCCAACATCGACAACATCATCCGGCCACTGATCTATCGCCGCGTGTCGGGCATTCATCCGTTGGCGACCCTGGTCGGTGCGTTCGCGGGAGTTGAACTGATGGGAATCACAGGGCTCCTGATGGGACCTCTCGCAATTTCGTACCTGTTCGAGCTGCTGCGCCTGTATGAGAGTGAGTTCGGCGAGCTGGCGACACAGCAGTAA